A window of Drosophila santomea strain STO CAGO 1482 chromosome X, Prin_Dsan_1.1, whole genome shotgun sequence genomic DNA:
agagagggagagtgTCCTTCTGCCCGCCGGGGTGCCGCTTGCGCAACAACCCCTAGCCCCGTAACCCCGCAGCCATGAACCCCTGAGCGCCGAGCGCCGAGTGCCGAGCGGGTATAAAACGCAGACCGCTCCCTGTACCGCTTCAGTTTGTCAGCGAGAGCAGTCGAGAGCAGAAGACTAGCAGAGTCTAGAAGCagatcctttttttttgtgcaccACACAACACACGAAACCcagccaacacacacacaacatgCTGAAGTGGACGGCATCGGCGCAGCGCCTAAACGAGATTCCCGTGCACGATGAGGATGCCAACCAGCAGCGGATGCCCGCCCAGCGGAGTAGACTGCAGCGGCGACAGCGCCGCCAGCGCAGAGCCACCATTGCCAACAAAGAGAACGTGCCCGACACCGCCGTGGGCTACACCTCCACGCCAGTGCCCATGGCCGCCCGTCTGCTGAACAGCCCGCTGGTGCTGGCGCCGCTCAGCGATATCCGGAACGTCACCCCGGAGGCGGTGGTGCGCAGCCAGGCGCCCCAAAGGGTGCAGAGTGTGCGATACGCCACCACATTGCCGCGCTTCGCCGAGGACTACTCGCCCAACGGACTGCCCAGTGGTCAGCACCTGGCGCTGCGTGGCCTGGCGCCACTGGATCCCTTCCTGGGCCAACCACGCTACATAgtgggtgcgggtgcgggtgcaGGAGTTAGCCAACTCAAGCAGCGTCGACTGGACGCGGACTTTGTGGCCACCTTGGAGCCGGAGTTGCAGGAGTCTGAGTTGCAGGAGCCGCAAGTGCTGGCCAAGGCAGAAGTGCGTCCAAGCACACCGCAGCCCGCCTCCTCCACGCAGATGGGCGACCAGACCTTGGATCGCCTCATCGATGCCATCCTGGACTCCGCCTGCAAGGCGAATGCCAGCAGCAAGAAGAAGCCGCGCAGGTCCACCTTCAATCTGCGCCGGCGCACCTTGGTCAAGCAGCAAATGGAGTCGCACTGCACCCAGGAGGTGCTGTCGCCATCCTACGCACCCGGCGACGATCCGGCCGCGGACTTGAGCTTCGGCCTGATGCCCCTGACCGTGCAGAGTGGCCTGCTGGCCACTCCGGAACCGGCCTCGCCGCTGGCCAAGATGCCACACAACTTGCTGGTGCAGCTGGCCACTCCGGTGGCCACGCCGATGTCCTCCGCCGCCAAGCCTGCGCCCTGCGACAACACCTTCTGCCTGGAGACGCCGTTGAAGGCGCTGAAGCGCAGCCGCAAGGAGATCGTCGCCAAGGAGTCGCCCATCAAGCGCTACAAGGTCGACGAGCGCAACTACTTCGAGGTGGGACTGGCCCTGCCCTCATCCATCTATGTCTGAGCAGAGGTCCTTGCACACAGATCCTGACGAGAAGGCGAGCAACGCTGACAAACGGGGGGAAAACGCTTAACTATGACGCTTAACTAGTTCCTAAGTCGCAAACTAATCTGTAAACATCTTTCAATTGCTGTACATAATTTCTTCACTTTATCACTGACCTAATCACTAAGTATCCCAATTACTCGtataacctttttttttatgctgCTGTTATGTAGTTTTCgtatatgcattttttttcattatttaattttaaacacgTATTTATTGCTACCTTAAGTTACTCAAATAATCattttttccaaaataaaagcattaaatcaaattcaaCGCAGTACAGTTTTCCTTTAAAATGGATGGTAAATGGTGAAATATTTAGGTGAAATATCACCTTTTTCCTGATAAAGCTGCCTACTTCTATGTGTAATGCTCAATTTAGAGATGGAAACTGAATCAAATATGCTTTGGTATTGAGACAGATTTCGAAAAGGGTGAAGTGGTTATACATACCTCTGCTATCTTCACAGTGCAGAAAACTTTTGGAAATTgctctttaaatttaaagtttatatatattattattctgaACCATTTCCCAAAGGCGCAAGAATGTAATTCTTGCTGTGCTATAGCTTTGTTTCAATAGCATTGTCGTCATGAACGCGGAACATCTGCGGTCACCTTCGGCaacttcgtcaccttcgtcaCCTTCCTCACCTACGCAACAGCCCAGCTCGTGCCGAATGCATTTCGACCTGCGTGTATTTACACAGTTGCTTGACCAAGCgatttgctttgcttttccaggcgaccaaaacaaacaacaaacggCGTTGCAGGTTGCCATCTCGGGATAATTGAATGCCCGACAGGTACAATGGCACGCCCCGGGATCGACaatcaggagcaggagaaggagcaggagtagGAGAAGGTGCAGGATAAGGAGCCAACAGCTGTGCCATTCCTCGTTTCCGAGGATGGGATGGACTCGAGGACTCGAGGACTCGAGGACTCGAGGACTCTGCCTTCTCTGTGCTGCTCAACTGGCTATTTTCCCACTCCATTTTGTACTCGTCTTTGCGCTCATAATCGCTCATAAACGTGGCTATGTGTTACTTAAAAGCATTGCGTACAAAGTCCACTCAGAAGGCCCCTTTTATAGGGAATACTGCTGCGTATCATAATTTAAATCCATTTCGAAATCATACTTTACGCTAAATGAGTTTTTGAAGTCATCGCAATGCAAGCAACCCCCGATTTTCGCCTTTGTCTGCGAGCTTTAGAGCTTAAAGTAATCCAACCAGCAACCGTTTTGCACATATTAATATCCTATTAAAAGGATGTATACCCTTGGCCATATAAGTTGGATCATCCCTGCAGAATCTAGCTATCTTTCCACCTTCCAACTATTGGCACACACATCATCTCCGATCTGTGATATCCGATCTGCGATCCTCGATCCTTGGGCACATGACACTTGTTGTCACGTTGACGccctcgcacacacactttttgGCACTGTAACTCGATTTGAGTGCGGTATAGcataccatataccatataccatatagcATAGCTACAGCTATACCTTTACTTCTACTTATTCCCTATACCTTACATACCCTTTACAATACCTGTAGTTCCAGAGGAACCCTACTGTTGCGGCAGGAACCCGCTTAATCCCCGCTGCTGCAACCTGTCATCGCATCGCACATTTCTGTGGGCATGTCCCTAATTTGTAGACCATTTAGACTGCGATGCGATAgataattgaattatttttattgttatctgCCCCGCTGGGTGCACTTGCTCCGCTCCCTCGACCTGGCCAGCTGTGCTGTGCTCACCCGCATCGTAAGACCAATTGCCTAATGTCGTCGTCTTGGGTCACACCCCTTTGTTGCCCCTTTCTAACCCTTTTTAGCCGAATTTACATTTCTTGGCCCGTTTCCGTCTTCGCCACGCCCTCTGCACTTCCTTCGAGCTGTGCGTGTCACTTGGTtaatcgataaaaatttaattaattgcttgTAAATGTGATGGAAACAAGCGTCCACTGAAAACGGAGGAAGTGCCAGGATGATCATCGGTTATGGGGGCTTCCGTATCTGGGGAAAGGCGTGGAAACTCTGGTCACAGCTGACGGGGCTTCGGAAAAGGGTTACTTACTTGGCCCATCTATGGAGTTAGCAAGCAGTCTCGTTTAAACGAAGTTAAACGAAGTTATGCCCCTCGGAAATCAAATGATTTGAGCTATCATATATTCCTAAGAATATACATACTTGGTTTGCTCCATTACATGGCCATATAATTTCTATAATTCCCATAATTTCCAAGTTATAAAGGGCTTGTTTATATGCCAGCGAATATCTCCCTCCACTTAAAACATATAAAACCCGATTTCCTAGGGTTTCAGCTTCTCTCGTTCTGCACTCCTTCATTATGCAGTTAAGTTAATCAACAGCTGGCCGCAGAAAGAGGAAGTTCTGCGGCTGAAAAGGATTCTGAATCGAGGATTGCGGATTGAGGACTGCGGATTTCGGGGGCAGGAGCGGATTGCGGATTGCGGATTGCCAGATGCCGATGCATTCGCGGATTTTCGTGTTCGTGTTTCGCGCTGTTGATTGACAAACAAGACGTCGTCGTCAGCGCCGCGGGCAAATGGGATTCAAAGCAACCATTCCAAAGGAGCCTTTCCAAAGGAAACCTTTCCGAAGGCAGCCTTAACCCTCTAACGCCCCTGCCTCGGAGTCAGTATGCCAGCGAATATTCGCACTGGCCCCGGGGGCAGGAAACTTTCTTTTGCGCAGGGGCAagctgcatgctgcatgccGCATGCTGCAAGAGCAGAAGCCGCAAAGGGGAAATACCAGAACCCCCCTACGCTAGAAAGTTGGTAAGCCGGCTTAGGAATCCGTCTGCCATCCGCATCCTGGCAGGACACTCCACTGCCGAGGATGGCGAAGAATGCCCGAACTGTCAGTGAGTGTGTTCCAATAATTGCCAAATATTATGCAAACAATGGGCATCCAAAGTGAATCTGAAATCCCCGCTCGCCGCGTGTGGcaacatatttaatatttaaatccCGGCAAGTTTGCTTGGTGGTGGTTGCCGCTTAATTATAATTCATTTTCCTGCGCGCGCTGCTGCAATCTGTTAATGATAAACAAATTTTCCACTGCAATCCGAACAGCGGcgttgacaaaaaaaaaatgaagcagaacaaaaaaatCGAAGCTAAAAcggaaacagaaactgaagcGAAAGGGTTGCAACATTTCGTTGCCGCTGGCGAATTGAAAATCTAGTgaaatgggtttttgtatttgcAAGTCGGCTAATTAGCTTTGCGATCGCAATCGCAATTGCAAATGCATCGCATCGGGTGAAGTGGGCAGTTGGCAAGGTGTGAAAGTCAGGCGAGcgctgcactgagagaaattgCACTGAATGCAGCTGGCTCATTAGAAACGAAAAGAAGCTACAAACGAGACACGTAGACTGGCAGTTGAAAGTTGAAAGAGGAAACGAACTTCTATTTGCGGCTTGCACATTCGTTCGAACTGCTGCCCTGTTTCTCGCCGTGTAACGATGAGTGGGCAGAATGCGTAGTGCCGAATGCCAAATGCCGAATGAGTGATCGGCAAATGACGGCGCAGTTCCGCCGGCTCGCAGTGACAGTTGGCCGTACGCAATACGTTATTttctatatgctatatgctacAGGCTATAAGCTATATATGCTTTATGCTGCATGCTACATGCTGCATGCCATATGCCATGTGCGATACACTGCCACGTGCCCCGTCTGTTGCCGCAGGTCAAAAGGCGCACAAGTC
This region includes:
- the LOC120456845 gene encoding uncharacterized protein LOC120456845, with amino-acid sequence MLKWTASAQRLNEIPVHDEDANQQRMPAQRSRLQRRQRRQRRATIANKENVPDTAVGYTSTPVPMAARLLNSPLVLAPLSDIRNVTPEAVVRSQAPQRVQSVRYATTLPRFAEDYSPNGLPSGQHLALRGLAPLDPFLGQPRYIVGAGAGAGVSQLKQRRLDADFVATLEPELQESELQEPQVLAKAEVRPSTPQPASSTQMGDQTLDRLIDAILDSACKANASSKKKPRRSTFNLRRRTLVKQQMESHCTQEVLSPSYAPGDDPAADLSFGLMPLTVQSGLLATPEPASPLAKMPHNLLVQLATPVATPMSSAAKPAPCDNTFCLETPLKALKRSRKEIVAKESPIKRYKVDERNYFEVGLALPSSIYV